The Ketobacter alkanivorans genome includes the window CCCTCGTTCGGCAGGCCTGGCCGCTCACTTTCAATATTGGATATGGCACAGACTTGAGTAGACAGTAATAGCAGTGCAAGTGCCTGTATTAATTTGAACATGGAATCGCCCCCCTACTGTTTTGGACAGGGGGGCGAGTATACGGAGTTGGAACTGGAATTTGTAGTGACTGTTTCTTATTCCTGGCTGAATGGCGGCCTTATTGGATGCAGCTCCTCAAAATCAGGATCGGTGTTCTGGGCCTTCGCTGCAAAGGTTTTCATCATGTCCTCAGGGCGGAACATGCCTGATTGCCAAGCTGCCATATAATTCAGGCTATCTTGAACGCTGTGATCACGGCTGTAATTAATCATTTCCTTGCACCCAGCAATGGCTAAAGGTGAGCGCTTACTGATGTCGGCAGCGATCTTCCTAACGGCATTGAGCATGCTGTCGTGATCTGGGTAAACTTCGTTAACTAATCCTATTTCTTTGGCCCGTTGTGCTGAAAGTTTGGCACCGGTATAGGCCAACTCACGCATCATGCCCTGAGGGATCAAGTGGGGTAGCCGTTGCAGCGTGCCCAGATCTGCGGTCATGCCTAAATCGGTTTCTTTGATGCAGAAAAACGCATCTTCAGTACAGTAGCGGCAATCTGCAGCGCTCACCATGTCTACCCCACCGCCAATACAGCCACCCTGTATGGCCGCAAGCACGGGTATACGAACGGATTCCAACACATTGAAGGTTGCCTGCAATTGCAGAACCAGTCGGCGAAGGTTTTCGGCGCTGCGGCCGGGGTCGCCCTGCAGGGAAATATTTTTGGGATTCATGAAAACACCAAGATCCATCCCTGCAGTAAAGTGCCTGCCGGTGGAGGCTAAAATGATCACCCGAGCACGGGCATCAGCATCGATTTCACGAATCGCAGTGGGAAGTTCCTTCCAAAAATCCAGATTCATGGTGTTAAGAGCGTCAGGGCGATTGAGTGTAACTTGGGCAATTTTATTCTCGATGGAAACGGTTAAGGCACGATACTCCATAGTGAAGCACTCTAAGATGGTGGGTGTATCTGGTTTGTAGCAATCGAGTTTGACCCCGTCAAGGATGATTGGTAGCTTAGCCAGCCAAGAGAGGCAAGAGTGAACAAGCTGTTATGCAAGGTACATTATCGAAGTTGAAGTCTTCGCTGCAAACACCAGTGGAATACGGATTACCCCTGGGAGATGGCAGGCTGGATTTGAATCCGTTGCTGGGATCAAAAATCCTGTTGCGTCATACCAATCAAATTTTCTGTACGCATTGCGGCCGTAAAACCAAAAAGAGCTTTGACCAGGGCTACTGCTATCCTTGTTTTCGCTCTTTGGCACAGTGTGATACCTGCATTATTAAGCCGGAAAAGTGTCATTTTGAAGAGGGCACCTGTCGCGAACCTGACTGGGCACAGAATTTCTGTTTTCAGGGGCATACTGTCTACTTGTCGAACTCATCTGGTATAAAAGTAGGAATCACGCGCAATGATCAAGTACCCACTCGTTGGATTGATCAAGGGGCGATTCAGGCTATACCGGTATTTCAAGTCAAAAACCGCTTCCATTCAGGGCTGGTGGAAATCACATTAGGTAAGTATGTGTCCGATAAAACCCGCTGGCAGGCCATGCTGAAGAATCAGGTGACGGAATTGGATATGCGTGAAGAGCGGGATAAATTGCTACAACAATGCAAGTTGGAGCTTGATGCCCTACGTGATCAGTTGGGCGATGAAGCTATTGTTGC containing:
- a CDS encoding crotonase/enoyl-CoA hydratase family protein — protein: MEYRALTVSIENKIAQVTLNRPDALNTMNLDFWKELPTAIREIDADARARVIILASTGRHFTAGMDLGVFMNPKNISLQGDPGRSAENLRRLVLQLQATFNVLESVRIPVLAAIQGGCIGGGVDMVSAADCRYCTEDAFFCIKETDLGMTADLGTLQRLPHLIPQGMMRELAYTGAKLSAQRAKEIGLVNEVYPDHDSMLNAVRKIAADISKRSPLAIAGCKEMINYSRDHSVQDSLNYMAAWQSGMFRPEDMMKTFAAKAQNTDPDFEELHPIRPPFSQE
- a CDS encoding DUF2797 domain-containing protein; this encodes MQGTLSKLKSSLQTPVEYGLPLGDGRLDLNPLLGSKILLRHTNQIFCTHCGRKTKKSFDQGYCYPCFRSLAQCDTCIIKPEKCHFEEGTCREPDWAQNFCFQGHTVYLSNSSGIKVGITRNDQVPTRWIDQGAIQAIPVFQVKNRFHSGLVEITLGKYVSDKTRWQAMLKNQVTELDMREERDKLLQQCKLELDALRDQLGDEAIVAMPEAEPVSINYPVLEYPSKVTSMNFDKNPTVEGTLLGIKGQYLIFDVGVINIRKFTGYEVEVAH